The DNA window aatcgattgtcatcttactcgtcatcatctcaagcatggaaccattactttgccttttgttccttcttcattgcagattgcagatttctttaccaaggcgcattccatatctcgttttcgttttctagttggcaaactctcgatgcttgtagctgccgcatcatgagtttgaggggagatgttaaataatatttatgttgtcttatttattaagggtagaatagtactttcagtttaacctatatatactttatttgtatttaggttaaggctaagcattcataataaacacattattcagaattctagcctccgctttgtgtttgatctcaattagtttaacagcTTGATCTTGTAATTCTCTTCACCCATCAATCTCCTTTTAAGTTCTGGATTCCAGGGGCAGAAACACAGATCTTGAAGTGTGGAAATGTTCTACAACCCTTCaggaagaaaaatcaagtttctGCTCAGAAATGAAATATTTCAGATATTCTTGCTTCTACTATTTGTATCTATATGAGTTATGAtggaaccttttcttttttcatttttttttataattggatGCTGATATACGATCCggaccatagttttgaaatccgacCTGGTCATTAACCCGGTTAAGTGAAcgggtcacgggtcagatgggttgacccgggtcaacccaaaaaaactatataaaaaaaaacacataactaaTTACAATGCAACACTTACATAAgccaaatttaaattataaaccaacaacataaatttaattcaatatccaaaacacaaaccaaatataaattataaaccaacaacataaaccaaatattaattataaaatatttaaaacaaaacatccaaccacataaattctaaaatatttaaaacaaaacatccaacaacataaattctaaaatatttaaaacaacaacACATTCACTTATGTTGAATTAACACATTCACTAATGATTAGGTTCTTTTGTCTTCATGGAAGAAAAATTTGGATCAAATGTCGATAGAATGGAGCCAATCTCGTCAACACCTAATCAATCATCAGCATGCTCCTTTGAAACTTCATCGtcacaatcatcttcaatatcattaacatttatgacatctacatttcaaacataattaagacataaatattatgtgttaaacaaaactttattttaaataatatttatcattaaataattaatcattaattacCATCATCTAAAGTATCTTGTAAGGTCATAGTTGATAGAGCTTGGTGAAAACTCTCTACTTCTTTCGTTGTCAAGATTGATGGGTCATCTTCGACCATccaattttcaatgtcaaaaatTGTCTCAACATTAATTGgattataatttcatcctttccAATAATTCCTACATATTAAAAGTGAAGGTAAACACAATATAAGTATTAATAATCCtactaaacaagataaaataatattttaaatatttagaaaacactgttttaattatattttaaattaaattatgtaaaaattattttcttgtcatccagtcaattcaataaataaacccATGATCTTATCgaatttcaattcaattttttttaaaaatattttttaaaacaacgtAATTTTTAGACGGTAACTCACCCCACTGATGAACTAAACAAAACCGatgcaataaaagaaaattacaataacGTTTAAAAACTGGTTGGAAAATACCTTTTACTGTTAAAAAACAGAAGTACAAAGTTCTGCTTCTTTTCTTACCCTCTCCTCTTGCTATTTTACTCGCAGGGCCTTTAGATGTAATGAAAAAATAggagtgattgtttttttaaattattttttatttaaaaatatattaaaataatatatatatttatttttataaaattattcttaatattagtatatgtaaaaacattaaaaaaaataaaaaaaattaattatttttaaaatataaaaacaaattatctctCTCTTGATAACAGGAAAGGACACACACATAGAAAAACAGGACAGGcatagaaataataaaagtagAGAAGATgatatgatataattaaaagcCCACACGTATGACAAAAGTGTACTGTTGTTGCAGGAATCTTTTGGAGTTTGTGTTCAATGTGTCGTGTTTGGTTATTGGTATTGTCATCTCTTAGCACTGGTTTTAGGATTTTAGTCTTCAGATGTCATTAAACTACGTCGTTTAATGAcagggaaaacaaaaaaaaagttcaccGGGTTTCACCCGGATCTGGCCGGGTGGACCGGATCCCGGGTCGACCAGGTCTgaccgggccaattcccaagcgggttttggcctccacccggaccggtcccatgccTGGGTCGGCCGGGTctcgggtcgacccgccggacTGGTCCAAGTTTTAAAACACTGATCCAGACatgaatttctttctattttttattatttttatttattattgttaacaaATCACATCTAAATATAAGAAATCATAGGAACACCAACAATTAGAAAGAATCCCCTCTTAggaataacaaaatatttcttatttcccctttaataaattcttctttCTGGTTTTGAAAGGAATGATCCCATGTTGCTCCTATTTATTACCGCACTGACAAtcaaattatcattatatttattcctttaaaattttggttattTCTTTTCATCTCCAATACTAGATAATTATCACAAGCACAAATCCCTTTTTTATAGGCCTAAAAATTCTTACACAAAATAATTCATCTTTTCTAGATTTattagttttgtaatgaaaaatataaacctCTCCAACAATCACTCCATTAGCTacaattttatgagttttaaaaatttgttgttaaggcaaaattaatttaattcgcAGTTATTGATGTCtatcatttataaaataattattaatattaccataaaagctataattttatttaaaaattatatcacaACATGATAATGGTTTTAATATCatctcaataattttatttagaatataattttattctgtttttttaagacaaaaaattgattgaaaagagaagaaaaaggtaatgggcataaaaaataaagcccGGGTGCACCTAAAGTATGTAAAAAATGCATTACCAGACAAAATATGtaaaacttcaaaaatttaggtaccaaaataaacttttttgttcttgttgaacaatataaaaacaaaaaatgcatCGCTATCCTATAGTGCAATTCACGGTTGTCTTATGTCTAGGGAACGACTAGTATCTACAaaaatcttttagtttattttactaGTTTTTCATCCACAAGATGTTGCAGGGTCATTTTAAAacctgcttttattttattttatgactattaaaataaatgcttgAAATCATTTCAATAATTTGACATTgccatgatttgtttttatcaacaACATGGTTTTTTCAATACAAACTTAAAGAGATTCAATAAAAATTCCTAataattgaaatgatttaaattttaggagaaaaaaaattatttctttagaCAAATCCCTTTTTGTTattcattcatttcttttttatttttttgaacaacgcttttttttttattagaagcttGTTTCTTCGTATAAAACCTGATCATGGCTTGTAATGAgaaattaatatcttattttttatgtaatggtataaaaaattaaataatttgagtttttgtacataattatttataaaataagtgttaatattattgaaaaaataaataaatcataaaaagaaaaaaaaaagaatgtatgaaaatattatagcaatccataatattttaaataaaaagactacgtagttaaattttcaaccagctcaatattttaaaaaataagcaaagataattttgaaaaaaaaaattaaaaaaaactaaaaaaaaaacaagaagagaattcaattttggtaaaaaaaaaaaaaggacaaaaaaacatgtaaaaaaaaagaagaaacaaaatggaaaaaaaaaacaaaagaaaaaaaaacctgccacagaaaaaaaaaaaaaaaaagagagaggaaacaaaaaaaaaaaaaaaaacaaaataagaaaactgCTATAAGAAATatcccacgcgttttagagttttttaataatttatatgaactgtTGCCAATATAATAGACGTGTTTCTTATCTAGCAAGTCCACTTCCAAgcgaaaaaaatcaagaataaaaaaccaacaataTAACTGTCTCCTCGATTTTCTAATGATTCAATCCTTAGAGAGAAATCTACAAGAAGAGCAATTCTATAGAATAATTAGATAATAATCCAGATATTAACGAAATGCAAATAGATAAACACATCGTTCATCATCAAGATAGATTTTTTGGAGTCTAGTACACTGGTTTCTCCGCTGGAGATTGCACACATTTAGGTATACAAGACAGTAGAGGATAGCACACTATCGTGGTTAATGTTTGAGGAATATTGAAGTAAATGAACAGAAAGCAGGAGATGATATTTGAGGAGTAAAGCAAAAGCATTTCATCCTTGAAAGACTTCCTGTGGAAACTATCGTGGTTAATGTTTTTCCATTTCTTGGTTGGAAAATCAACAATCCCAACTCGGGCAAATATTTGGGACATGCTTGATCTTGTAATTCTCTTCACCCATCAATCGCCTTCTAAGGTCTGGATTCCAGCGGCGGAAACGCAGATCTTGAAGTGTGGAAATGTTCTGCAACCCTTCaggaagaaaaatcaagtttcgACAGTCATGAAAACAAAGATATCTCAAACGTGGAAAAGCTCCAGTTTCAATTTCAGTCCATTCCGCCAGGAACTCAGAAGCAATTGTGAGAGTTTCCAGCACAGGGAAACCACCTGCATCGCAAAATTCCTTACCAATGTGCCTTGCCTTGTAGGCATGGCAGAGTTTAAGATGCTTCAATTTGGGAAGAAACTGAAGGACTGAAGTTGGATTCTCGGATAGATAAGAATTGATTAATGATAGGCTGGTGAGGTTTTCCATGGAGGCAAACCAAACGGGCATCTCAATTAATACCCCATCTAATAAAAACTCTTGAAGACGTGGCGGGGGAGAAAACGCATCCAATTCAGGAAAAATAGAGAAACGTGGATCTTCAAAGTAGTCTCCCTCTGCTTCTAGCCATAGGGATGTGAGGTTTTCCATCTTCTTTATAGCTGCAAACAGCTCACTGGCATGATCGGCACGCACACGCTTAACGCCGAGCTCTCGTAGCTGGTTTAAGGCAATCAATTCCATGGCAATATCATCTCCACCATAAATACCAGACAAAGTGTGAAGATTTACCAATGTTCCAATGCCCTTCGGAACTCTAATTTCACGATAAAAAATGCTGTCGGACATTAGAAGGTGTCTCAACTGCTGGATATGCAGAATTTGTTTTGGTAGTTTGCGTAGTTGTCGACACCACCTTATATCCAAAGTTTGCAGTCTTTTAAGATTCCCTAAAGTCCCTGGAAGCTCATCTAGATTTGAGGTAAACAAGCCTAAGTACCTCAGGTGAATCAAGTCTCCCAATTCATCAGGTAAGCACTCTATCTCGCCACGCAAATCCAACACCAACAGAAAGTGCATACCACAAACATTTC is part of the Populus alba chromosome 10, ASM523922v2, whole genome shotgun sequence genome and encodes:
- the LOC118045460 gene encoding putative disease resistance protein At1g58400 — translated: MPYFNFTQEIGEPDLVTREIRGIKSEARFFLSTSAAEGLRSSRVADITGESSSSESFKFKYAKLPEYLKSCLDYSAIVCERYPVEIGKLVRLLLAEGLIEDRPGDIMEDVAGNVLKELIDLGMLQKEEQGTQVKVPASYLRLCILKLEKQDFVSKPANSPVRLGIRDDGRDIYPNVEGLLIQSLFIFGVYRRHYSIDSYRGLSRAYMRNVCGMHFLLVLDLRGEIECLPDELGDLIHLRYLGLFTSNLDELPGTLGNLKRLQTLDIRWCRQLRKLPKQILHIQQLRHLLMSDSIFYREIRVPKGIGTLVNLHTLSGIYGGDDIAMELIALNQLRELGVKRVRADHASELFAAIKKMENLTSLWLEAEGDYFEDPRFSIFPELDAFSPPPRLQEFLLDGVLIEMPVWFASMENLTSLSLINSYLSENPTSVLQFLPKLKHLKLCHAYKARHIGKEFCDAGGFPVLETLTIASEFLAEWTEIETGAFPRLRYLCFHDCRNLIFLPEGLQNISTLQDLRFRRWNPDLRRRLMGEENYKIKHVPNICPSWDC